TTTGGGGAGACCCTCTCCCTCTACGCCTTTGTCGGGATGATCATGCTTCTAGGGATCGTCCTTAAAAACGGAATCATGCTTGTCGACTTTGCCAACGAAGGGCTCCACGAAGGGAAGGATACCCACACCGCCATCTACGATGCCTGCTGCGCCCGTTTCCGCCCCATTTTGATGACCACCTTCGCCGCCATGATGGGAGCGGTTCCCATCGCCCTCGGCGTCGGTGGCTCAACCGCCCAATCCCGCCGTCCCCTTGGGATGGTGATCGTTGGTGGCCTGATTATTTCCCAGATCATCACCCTCTACTTCACCCCGATCGTCTTCACCTATCTTGAAGGGTTGCGCCACCGCTACCACGAAAGAAAAAAGCTAAAAGATGGCCCCCCCGAAGAGCTTGGGGATGATACCCCCTAAATGTAAAGCCGCTTTACATCTAAAAACAAGTGATTTAAGGGTTTTTATGTCACAATACCTGTTTTTGTGTCACAATAGGTTTTAGTGACACATTAGAACACCCTGAAGTCAATATGCCTAAAAAAATCCCTAAACAAGAGCTGGACCAGATTTTAGATATTCTATCTCAATTTCCCTCAGGAGCCTCCCTGCAGGATATTATTGGATCCTTAAAGATTGCTATAAAAATGTTTCGATCAAAAAAAAAGGCCTCAGCTTCTCCCATATCAAATTAGGGATATTAAGGAGGTTTTAAGGGATCATGGCTACTAAGAAAAAGAGTCTTAGCTACTATCTTAATCTAAACTGGAGTTATACGGTCGAGCAGGAGACTTATAATAGGAAGACCTATTATATTATCCGAGTCAATGAACTCCCAGGTATTTGCACCGATGCTGATACTATTGAAGAAGGGATGAAGCTTATCAAGGAAGCTATTAAAGGAGCTATTAAGCTCTATTTAAAGCAAGGCGACCCTATTCCAGAACCCGTTGACAAAAAGAAGTTCAAAGGAAACATTTCCTATAGGACAACCGCTGAAAGACACTACTTATTAAGCAAAATTGCTGTTCAAGAACATAAGTCTTTAAGCAAAACTTTAGACCTAATTGTTGACAAAGGAATCGAAGAATTCGGCTTATCCACTAACGCCCGTTAGTGTCTAGCCCCCAAAGTTCTTTGGCGAAATTAACCCGCCTTTTTGATCCTAGGAACCTCTCAAAATCTCGCCTTGTCCATAGACAATCTTATCGATTTTTTGAGGCCCCCAGAACCAAAAATCTGGGTGCAATTTCATCCAGCAACTTTAGGGACTAGACACTAGTTGCGAGGATGAAACGTATCAAAAGCGTCGAAGAGCCGCTTTTTAGAAAGGTGGGTGTACCGCTCGGTTGTTCCAATATCGGCATGGCCGAGCATCTCTTGGATCACCCGGAGGTCGGCCCCATGATCAAGAAGGTGAGTCGCAAACGAGTGGCGGAGGGTATGGGGAGAAATCTCCTTTTCGATCCCCACAACGCGGGCATAGTGTTTCACCCGCTCCCACACCGTTGTCCGCCCAATCCGCTTTCCCCGCTTTGAGAGAAAGAGAGGGCACTCTTTTCCCCCATCATCTCGAAAGTTTGCCAGATAGTGATCGATCGCTAAAAGGGCCTCTTCCCCAATGGGCACTACCCGCTCTTTCCCCCCTTTTCCCCGCACACGAATCTCGGTATCTCCCACATCATGAACACTGAGTCCACAAAGCTCACTCACCCGGATCCCCGTTGCATAAAGGGTTTCCAAAATCGCCTTGTCGCGGGCTCCCTCTTCACATTCCCTATCGGGCGCGTGAAGGAGGCGTTCCACCTCATCGCTAGAAAGAACTTCCGGAATCAGCTGCCACATCTTAGGAGAGTCTAAAAGGGCTGTGGGATCCTTTGCGACATACCCCTCCCGCTTCAAAAAGCGGAAGAAGACCCTTAGAGCCATCAACGTCCGGTAAACCGAACTACTTGCATATCCCTTTTCCTTAAGTTCCGATAGATGAGAGACGATTGTCTCCTCTTTGATCTCTTGATCTTTTTCCTCTGTGAAGCGGCGGATGTCCCGCTCATACGCCTCGATCGTATTGACCGACAGCCCTTTTTCCGCTCCGATAAAAGAGAGAAAGTCCCCGATACATGTGTTCCAATTCATTCCTTTAGTTTAAAGGAGTCTGCCCTGATTTTCCACTCTTTTTTTCAAAACACAACCAATTTATTTTTAAAAACTTAAGAATAAAATTAAGCAGAACCAACACAGAATCTCCAATAAAATTGGAGATTCTGTTACAATAAAAATTATGAGAGACATACTTGATACCATAGAAACTCCTTACGTAGACTGCCAAACTCTACTTGCTCATCTTTCTAGCTATAAAAATCCTCGGGACTGGATTGCTCGCATGGTCCGAAAAGGGGAGTTACTCCGTTTAAAAAATGGTTTTTTTATTATCACATCTCGATTCCGTAGAGGAAAAGTAGATTATCCCTATGAACAAATAGGAAATCTCCTTTATGGCCCTTCCTATATCAGCTTAGAGTGGGCTCTTTCTTTTTATGGTTTTATTCCTGAGCGTGTATCTGTTGTAACCAGTGTAACAATAGGAAATAACAAAGAATTTACAACACCAATAGGCACCTTCACATACCGCCACTTAAGTAAATCTCGATACACTGTAGGAATTGACCGCAAAGAAATCGAGGGTCAATTAGGAGGGTTTTTAATGGCTACTCCTGAAAAGGCCTTGGCAGACTGGGTGTTTATGACATGTGATGAAATGAATGAAGATGAACTCTTAGAAGATTTACTGGTAGGGAAAAGAATTGAAAAAGAAAACTTGCAATCTCTTAAAAAAGAGGCATTAGAAGAAATAGCAAAACAATACAAATCAGAAACGATAAAAAAGTTATCCAATATCATAAGGAAGTTATGACACAGCCAGCTATTCAAGACTTAATCCATAAATACCGCGATTCACCTCTTAAAAAAAAAGATGTTTTGCGAGAAATTCTCCAACAAAGCGCTCTATTAGGGCTTGCACGTCAGCGATTCTTTGAACATGCTGCTTTTTATGGTGGAACAGCCTTACGCATTCTTTATGGGTTAGACAGGTTTAGTGAGGACCTAGACTT
This DNA window, taken from Candidatus Neptunochlamydia vexilliferae, encodes the following:
- a CDS encoding type IV toxin-antitoxin system AbiEi family antitoxin domain-containing protein: MRDILDTIETPYVDCQTLLAHLSSYKNPRDWIARMVRKGELLRLKNGFFIITSRFRRGKVDYPYEQIGNLLYGPSYISLEWALSFYGFIPERVSVVTSVTIGNNKEFTTPIGTFTYRHLSKSRYTVGIDRKEIEGQLGGFLMATPEKALADWVFMTCDEMNEDELLEDLLVGKRIEKENLQSLKKEALEEIAKQYKSETIKKLSNIIRKL
- a CDS encoding type II toxin-antitoxin system HicB family antitoxin — encoded protein: MATKKKSLSYYLNLNWSYTVEQETYNRKTYYIIRVNELPGICTDADTIEEGMKLIKEAIKGAIKLYLKQGDPIPEPVDKKKFKGNISYRTTAERHYLLSKIAVQEHKSLSKTLDLIVDKGIEEFGLSTNAR
- the xerD gene encoding site-specific tyrosine recombinase XerD; its protein translation is MNWNTCIGDFLSFIGAEKGLSVNTIEAYERDIRRFTEEKDQEIKEETIVSHLSELKEKGYASSSVYRTLMALRVFFRFLKREGYVAKDPTALLDSPKMWQLIPEVLSSDEVERLLHAPDRECEEGARDKAILETLYATGIRVSELCGLSVHDVGDTEIRVRGKGGKERVVPIGEEALLAIDHYLANFRDDGGKECPLFLSKRGKRIGRTTVWERVKHYARVVGIEKEISPHTLRHSFATHLLDHGADLRVIQEMLGHADIGTTERYTHLSKKRLFDAFDTFHPRN